GAAAAAACTGCTTGACTGTCtacagaaagatgtgaaaaacGCAGGTATCTATTGCCTGATCTTAAGCAGCTCAGAAGAGAGAAAACAAAAAGCTGAAGCTTTTTATTCCACCGTGCTGCCACACCTCAAGTGCATTCTCATGTTTGTTTCACCCCGTGAACTGAAGAAGCTGAATGAATTCCTCCGCATTTGGCAGGTGAATCCTCTAAATGTATTATGGTGTGGTTATGTCTGGCTCTGGCTCTATTTCTTCACCGATGGGAATGTGGGTGGAGAGAGATGCCAGATTTATCTTTGGGTCTGTAGGGCTGGgtctccctcgctctctctctATAAATATAACCCCAGTTGTCCTTCTGCTCTTGCCTTGCTCTATGTCTCATGGGGACTCTTTGCCTGCTCTCCCTCAGTGGCCAATTTTACTTTACTTACCAGCTTTTCcactcaacaacaacaacaaccaagaAAATGGCCCAGCAACAGCAGATTAGGTATGAATCTGTCTGGCATGATGGGGATAAGCTTGAGCATGAATCAAGATAACTCATTTTATAATCAGTAGAGAGAATGGTTCTtaacttctgtgtgtgtgtttaactccctCTGCCACAAGTTATTTTGGATGATCCTTTTTCCAGAGGCAAGGCCATGTTTAACCCTTGACTGCAAAGACAAATCGATTTATTTTGGAAATTCTGAGAGAAAAGTTACAAATCTTGATCTGTGACTTGTCCCCCTGCAGCTTACCTGCCAAACTAATCAATGGAGGGATTGCAGGCATGGTAGGAGTCACTTGTGTGTTCCCAATCGACCTGGCTAAGACCCGTCTACAGAACCAGCGCAGTGGCGAGCAGCTGTACAGAAATATGTAGGAACCACACCTCTCGTAAACACACACTCCTTTATTCTCTTGTCCCACAAATTTAATCAGAACCTAACTGGACACAGATCTGTCAAAACTCACCAAGTGTTTGATCCTGTTTTCCTTTCAGGATGGATTGCCTTATTAAAACTGTGAAATCTGAAGGCTACTTTGGCATGTACAGAGGTGAGACTCAACAGCCTATCGATTCTGTGTTTTATTGGCTTTTGGTGAAATCTGAGCAGTGGACACAACCAAATTTAGACCAAAATAATTGGCATGTTTTTGGCTTTTACTTCGAACAGAACATATTATTTCTTGCAATGCAAAGCCTTTAATGCCTTAAAGATTTATCTTAATGTCAATTTAATACAACATTTGGCTGCTCTTGTAGGCGCTGCAGTAAATCTGACCTTAGTAACCCCGGAGAAGGCCATAAAACTAGCTGCTAATGACTTCTTCCGTCACCAACTGAGCAAAGACGTGTGAGTTGcattcaatgaaaacaaaaaaaacaattgATATTAACATTGTTTTCATTCTTGAGTTGTTTTAATCCAGCATGTGTTTTCAGTGGCAGTCTCACGGTTTTCAAGGAGATGTTGGCGGGATGCTGTGCAGGAATGTGCCAAGTCATCATCACCACACCGATGGAGATGCTTAAGATTCAGCTGCAAGACGCAGGCAGGCTAGGTACAGTGAAACCATcactaaatattttctttttaatcAGTGAGGTTTCAGAAATGTCTTAGTTTTCAGCGTTTTTCACCAAAATAGATTGTTTTGCATTTTTTTAGTTGCTCAGCAGAGAGTTGTACCCAGTGTGGCAACAACACTGAAGATGGGAGGAACAAGTGCTGTCCTCAGCCGCTCCTATAACACGGTCCCTGCACCTCAGGTCATGCAAATTTCTGCCATCCAGATCACCAAAGATCTTCTGAGGACCAAAGGAGTTGCAGGATTGTACAGGGGACTTGGGGCCACCTTGATGAGGTGACAATGCTAAACATGTATAGGCCCTACTTTTTAAGTCTTGTTGGACAGTTTTTAATTTTTTCTCCATTTATTTTACTTCAGGGACATCCCATTCTCTGTTGTATACTTCCCTCTTTTTGCACATGTTCACCAGCTTGGTCAGCACTCATCAGAAGATCCATCTGTGCCTTTTTATTGGTCCTTCATGTCTGGCTGCTTGGCTGGATCAGTCGCTGCTGTGTCTGTCAATCCTTGTGATGGTGAGTTGATGAGTGCATGCAAACCTGAGAACTTGTGACCAAAACACTGGTTAGATTATTTTACTAAAGCATCAAGACGCTGTTGATTTTTCCAGTGGTCAAGACAAGACTGCAGTCACTGAAGAAAGGAGCCAATGAGGAGACCTACAATGGAGTTATGGACTGTGTCAGGTACTTATTTATCTAATTCTCTGCATAAGATCACACATTGTTCCCTCATCTAACAGGTATAACAATCTAATCATGTCCTTTCCTTTTCCATTGCAGGAAAATCCTGAGGAAAGAGGGTCCCAAGGCTTTCCTTAAGGGAGCTAGTTGCCGAGCTTTGGTCATCGCCCCACTTTTCGGCATCGCACAGGTTGTGTACTGTGTGGGAGTTGGAGAGTTCCTGCTTGGTTACACACCCTACGAAATCTACTCTGCATAAATAATCTGATTTCAGACCTTAGTgcagaataattaaaatgcagcagCTATGTTTTGGGATTGTAAatccagtttttatttatttttttacaactgCATACCCTCTTTATTGTAAGAGGTTTGAAGATAAATGCTAAAGGGACCAGGAAGAGGCTATTTTGTTTCAGAATGGCTTTCAATCATGCCTTTAGCTTGactgtttttttattaaaaagacTACAGTTGACACTTTCTTGTCTACGAGCTTCAGTGGAGCTTATTGTGAGGAAGAAAAGTTGATTCCCTCACTGAGGGATTTGATCACCAGTTTGCTCTAGAATAAACCACACATTGTCCTCTGTTTTTAGAGATCTAAATATATCCCCTCGTAACTTAAACCTGACCATCCCATCAGCTGATTCCCCCTAACAACCACTAGGCA
The sequence above is a segment of the Nothobranchius furzeri strain GRZ-AD chromosome 15, NfurGRZ-RIMD1, whole genome shotgun sequence genome. Coding sequences within it:
- the LOC107390966 gene encoding mitochondrial glutamate carrier 1 — translated: MGTLCLLSLSGQFYFTYQLFHSTTTTTKKMAQQQQISLPAKLINGGIAGMVGVTCVFPIDLAKTRLQNQRSGEQLYRNMMDCLIKTVKSEGYFGMYRGAAVNLTLVTPEKAIKLAANDFFRHQLSKDVGSLTVFKEMLAGCCAGMCQVIITTPMEMLKIQLQDAGRLVAQQRVVPSVATTLKMGGTSAVLSRSYNTVPAPQVMQISAIQITKDLLRTKGVAGLYRGLGATLMRDIPFSVVYFPLFAHVHQLGQHSSEDPSVPFYWSFMSGCLAGSVAAVSVNPCDVVKTRLQSLKKGANEETYNGVMDCVRKILRKEGPKAFLKGASCRALVIAPLFGIAQVVYCVGVGEFLLGYTPYEIYSA